Proteins found in one Desulfobacterales bacterium genomic segment:
- a CDS encoding NAD(P)/FAD-dependent oxidoreductase, which yields MSVNKTAASKTYNVLPGTKMGILTTDYLETIARVARKYDIPFLKITSAQRLAIVGHAPEAVERIWHDLGQATGPRKPVGVHYIQACPGSRWCRYGRQDSLALGEKLEKQFVGLSLPGKTKVGVSGCPLNCCEGYVRDLGIFGKKSGWTLVFGGNGGGVPRIGDIIAQGLSDAQVLDLAGRCLDFYREHARKRERTARFMERTSLEKFKEAVS from the coding sequence ATGAGCGTAAACAAGACCGCTGCCAGCAAGACATACAATGTCCTGCCCGGCACGAAGATGGGTATTCTGACAACGGATTACCTGGAAACAATAGCCAGGGTCGCCAGAAAATATGATATTCCCTTTCTGAAGATAACCTCGGCCCAGCGGCTGGCCATTGTGGGCCATGCCCCTGAAGCGGTGGAGCGGATCTGGCATGATCTGGGGCAGGCCACCGGGCCGCGGAAGCCGGTCGGGGTCCATTATATCCAGGCCTGCCCGGGCAGCCGCTGGTGCAGATATGGGCGGCAGGATTCCCTGGCCCTGGGAGAAAAGCTGGAAAAACAGTTTGTTGGCCTGTCCCTGCCGGGAAAAACAAAGGTGGGTGTGTCCGGCTGTCCCCTGAACTGCTGTGAAGGTTATGTCCGCGATCTGGGTATTTTCGGTAAGAAAAGCGGCTGGACCCTGGTCTTTGGCGGCAACGGCGGCGGGGTCCCGCGTATCGGCGACATCATTGCCCAGGGCTTGAGCGATGCGCAGGTTCTTGATCTTGCCGGCAGGTGCCTTGATTTTTACAGGGAGCACGCCCGGAAGCGGGAGCGAACCGCCCGTTTTATGGAAAGGACCTCGCTGGAAAAATTTAAAGAGGCAGTCTCCTGA